One Gossypium hirsutum isolate 1008001.06 chromosome A11, Gossypium_hirsutum_v2.1, whole genome shotgun sequence genomic window carries:
- the LOC107958563 gene encoding uncharacterized protein: MDFVSGLPLTPPKKDSARVIVDRLTKFAHFIPVWTDYSLQKLAKLCHTPTCWTELGERRILGPELVADIEDKVKLIRDRLKEALDRQKSYPDLHRKEIEYAVGDYVFLKVSPWKKILRFGQKGKLSPRFIRPYRILKRVGPVAYQLELPPELDRIHDVFHVSMFRRYRSDPSHIVPIEEMKLSLTY; this comes from the exons atggattttgtaagtgggttacctttgacgcCTCCTAAGAAGGATTCGGCTCGGGTGATTGTAGACCGACTGACTAAGTTTGCCCACTTCATACCTGTTTGGACTGATTATTCGTTacagaagttggccaagtt gtgtcataCTCCTACTTGTTGGACTGAGCTAGGTGAGCGGCGAATTCTAGGGCCGGAGCTAGTTGCTGATATAGAAGACAAGGTAAAACTGATTCGAGACCGATTGAAGGAAGCGTtggatagacagaagtcttatccAGACCTTCATCGGAAAGAGATCGAGTACGCTGTGGGGGATTATGTCTTCCttaaagtgtcaccgtggaaaaagATTCTAAGGTTTGGGCAGAAGGGTAAGCTTAGCCCTAGATTTATTAGGCCTTACCGGATTCTTAAGCGTGTAGGACCGGTCGCGTATCAACTTGAGCTGCCTCCAGAATTGGATAgaattcatgacgtgttccatgttTCAATGTTTAGGCGATACCGTTCTGATCCCTCGCATATCGTACCGATTGAGGAAATGAAGTTAAGCCTGACTTATTGA